TGCCGTCCAGCAGCAGGCCCGGCTCATCAACGAGAGCACTCCCGTGCTGGTCGCCGAACAACAGGCCGACTGCCTCGCCGGCGTCTACCTGCGCTGGGTGGCCGCAGGCGAATCGCCCCGCTTCGAGTTGAGCACCGGCGACGGGCTGAATCACGTTCTGGCGGGTCTGATCTACATCCGCGATCCGCTGATGACGCGAATCGATGCGGCGCTCACCGGAAACGAGCACGGCTCGGCACTGGACCGGGTCAGCGCGTTCCAGATCGGCTTCAGCGGCAACATCGACCAATGCGCGGCCATGGACTCCGACGAGATCAAGAAGCGCCGCGGCGACCTCCCCAAGTTCCTCGATTTCTTCGGCGTCGACCAGAGCGGCAACAGCACCATCACCGCCGACCTGCTGGACCAGACCATGCAATCCCTGCAGCACGTCTACGCGCCCGCCAACCCACCGACGCTGAGCACCGAACCCAGCGCGTGCCCGGACGCCGGGCCGTCGCCTCCGGCGTCGTACTGTCCGGCGACCAACACCATCGTGGTCGATCTGGACGGGCTGAAGGCCTTGGGGGAAACCAGGAACGAAAACGACGAGCAGGAGCTGCTACAGGGCGACAATTCGGCGATCTCAGTGCTGACGTCGCGGTACGCGCTGGCCGTCCAACACGAGAAGGGACTGGCACTGGACACCCCGGTGGCCGCCATGCGCACCGGCTGCCTCACCGGGGTCGGGCAGGCCCGGATGGCCGAACCCGGTCAGCCGATCACACTGTCGGCCGGTGACACCGACGAGGCGATCAGCGGCCTGCTCACCAACGGACTGGCCGCCAGCGACGTCAGCGGCAGAGTGCTGCCGGCCGGGTTCACCCGGATCCTGGCCTACCGGTCCGGCCTGCAGGGTGACGACGCGCAGTGTTACGAACGGTTCGCGTGAGCGATGAGCCCAGTCGAGGAGAACCGATGAGCGGTCCCGAGCAACCTTGGTGGGCGCGGCCCGGCGGCGCACCGCTCCCCGGCACTCCCCCGCCACAACCCCAACCGGCCCAGCCCGCACGCACGTCGCCGCCCCAACATCAGGCGCGGCCCGTACCGCGGCCGCAGCAGCCGCAACCGGCCCCGCCGGCACCGCGCCGCCCCAAGCCACCCGACCGGCGGCTCATCGGTGCCGCGCTGGCGGCCGTGGCGGTCGTCGCGGTCGGCATCGGCCTGTGGGCGTGGAACCGCACCGACGTGGCGGGCACCCAGCTCGACGTCCGACAGGCCGAGGCCGGCGTGGCCGAGATCCTGTCCGACCCGATCCACGGCTACGGGGCCAACCGCGTCATGGCGGTCGCATGCAACAACGGCGACAACCCTGTCGTGCGGGTGGGCGCGACGTTCACCTGCGCCGTCGAGATCAACGGAACGCTGCGTCGGGTGGTCGTGGAGATCACCGACGATAACGGGACTTATGCAGTTGACGGGCCCCGATAGCGAGACCCAGGACACATTTTCGGTACCCGGTGACAACCCACACGCGACCACGCTGCCAGGCTTTATTAGAGCCGCTATTAGTCTTACGGGTTATGGGTCGGGATCCCGCTGCAACCAGTGCTGTTGATTCGTCGGCGTCGAACATCGAGAACTACGTTCGCGACGACGGCACCATCGTTGTACCCGACGGGGTCACGCTGACGTCGTTTCTGGATCGCAACCGGGTCATCTACGGGGACGAGCCGTCGTACCGATTCCTCGACTACTCGACCGATCCCGACGGCCGTGCCGTGGAGCTCAGCTGGAACGCGCTGTGGTCACAGGTGTGCGCGGTCGGCGCCCGCCTGCAGCAGGTCACCAAGCCCCGCGACCGGGTGGCGATCCTGGCCCCGCAGGGCGTCGAGTACGTCGCGGCGTTCTTCGCGGCCGTGCACGCCGGCAACGTCGCCGTCCCGCTGTTCGCCCCGGCCCTGGCCGGTCACGCCGAGCGGCTGGCCGCGGTGCTGGCGGACGCCAAACCGACAGTCGTGCTCACGACGACCTCTGCGGCCGAATCGGTCCGCACCTTCATCAAGACCCTGCCGGCCGCCGAGCGTCCCCGCATGATCGCCGTCGACGCCGTCCCGGACACGCTGGCCGAGATGTACGTCAGCCCCGAGGTCAGCACCGACGACATCGCCTACCTGCAGTACACATCGGGGTCGACCCGCACGCCGGCCGGCGTCGAGATCACCCACCGCAATGTATGCACCAACGTCATCCAGATGATCCTGGCCGGCGACCTGGACACCGGCATCCGCAGCGTCAGCTGGCTGCCGCTGTACCACGACATGGGCCTGATCATGATCATGTTCCCGGCGCTGTGCGGTGGCCACATCAGCCTGATGGACCCGATGGCCTTCGTCCGCCGTCCGTACCGCTGGATCAAGCGGCTGGCCGAGGAGGCCGCCCACGGCCGCACCTTCGCCGCTGCCCCGAACTTCGCCTTCGAGCTGGCCGCCGAGCGCGGGCTTCCCCCCGAGGGCGAGACGCTGGACATGACCAACGTGGTGACGCTGCTCAACGGGTCCGAGCCGGTCACCATGGCGGCCGTCGAGAAGTTCACGTCCGCGTTCGCCCCGTACGGGCTGCCCGCCACCGCGGTCAAGCCGTCCTACGGTATGGCCGAGGCCACCCTGTCGGTGGCCAGCATCGCCCCGAGTGCCGCGGCCAGCGCGGTCTACCTCGACCGCGACAAGCTCAGCGCCGGGCGCGCGGTGATCGTGGCACCCACCGACGACGGGGCCGTGGCCCATGTGTCGTGCGGACAACCGATCCCGAACCAGTGGGCAGTGATCGCCGGCCCCGACGGCACCGAGGCGCCTGACTGCACCGTCGGGGAAATCTGGCTGCACGGCCACAACGTCGGCCGTGGCTACTTCGGCCGCCCCGACGAGAGCGAGCGGGTGTTCGGCAACAAGCTGCAGACCCGGCTCACGACCGGCAGCCACGCCGAGGGCGCCCCGGACAACGGCTACTGGCTGGCCACCGGAGACCTCGGGGTCTACATCGACGGCGAGCTGTACCTCACCGGCCGGATCAAGGACATGATCCTGATCGACGGACGCAACCACTACCCGACCGACATCGAGACCACGGTCAGCGGGGCCTCTGCCGCCGTGCGCTCCGGTTATGTCGCGGCCTTCTCGGTGGTCGGAGACCGCGGTGAGGAACTGGTGATCGTCGCCGAGCGCGCCGCCGGTGCCGGTCGCGCCGAGCCCGAGCCGATCGTCGACGCGATCCGCGCGGCCGTGTCCCGCCACCACCAGATCCGGGTCGCCGACGTGCGGATGGTCGCCGCCGGCGTCATCCCTCGTACGACGAGCGGCAAGCTCGCCCGAAATGCCTGTCGCGTCGAATATTTGAGCGGGAAGTTCAACAAGTAGGGGTTGTCGGCGGGAGTCTCGGCCTGGTCTGGCCTGGTCGCCGAAATCGACGCCAGGGTCGTTGGGTGCGACGTTCAGCAGCCGTGGTGTAGATCTCGGCGCAGGGGGGCAGCGGGGCCTCGGCCTGACCCGCCTCGCCACCCCGCCGAAATCGACACCAGGGCCGTGCCAAGCCACGCCCAACAGCCATGGTGTCGATCTCGGCGTGACACTAACCCGTCGTACTTGTCGGAGTGTGTCGGCTTGGCACCGACAAGACTCGCCCGTGGCGATATCGGCCCATTTGTCGGCGGGGTCCTATATACAGTCCTGTTCAGTTCTTGACGGCAGCAAGGGGCAGTGCAGTGATCACGGGTGAGTTGAAAAGCAAGGTCGACCGGGTGTGGGACGCCTTCTGGTCCGGCGGTATCTCCAATCCCTTGGAGGTGATCGAGCAGATCACCTACCTGCTGTTCATCCGACGTCTCGATGACCTGGAGATCCTCGCCGAGAAAAAGGCCCGGGTGACCGGCAAGTCCGAAGGGATGCGGTTCGGGCCGGAGCAGCAGCAGCTGCGGTGGTCGCAGTTCAAGAACGCCGAGCCGGCGGTGATGTTCACGACCGTCAGCGACAAAGTGTTCCCGTTCCTGCGTGAGCTCGGCGGCGACGGGTCAACGTACTCCGAGCACATGCGTGACGCCCGGTTCACAATCCCGACGGCGGCCCTGCTGTCCAAGGTCGTCGACATGCTCGACGACATCCCGATGGCCGACCGCGACACCAACGGTGACCTCTACGAGTACCTGCTGTCCAAGATCGCCAGCGCCGGCGTGAACGGGCAGTTCCGTACGCCCCGGCACATTATCGAGCTGATGGTCAGGATGACCGCGCCAAAGCCCACCGACGAAATCTGCGATCCAGCCTGTGGCACCGCGGGCTTCCTGGTGGCTGCGTCGGACTATGTGCGCTCAACGCATGAGTCGGTGCTTACTGATGCAGCCCAACGGAAGCACTTCCACAACAGCATGTTTCACGGTTACGACTTCGACTCCACCATGCTGCGCATCGGTTCGATGAACATGCTCATGCACGGTATCGAGTCTCCGGACATCCGATACCGGGATTCACTGTCCGAGGGCGCCAGCGAGGACGCCGAGAAATACACCCTGATCCTCGCCAATCCACCGTTCGCCGGATCCCTCGACTATGAGTCGACATCTAAAGACCTGCAACGGGTTATCAAGACCAAGAAAACTGAGCTGTTGTTCGTCGCCCTGTTCCTCAAGCTCTTGAAGCCTGGCGGACGGGCTGCGGTGATCGTCCCCGACGGTGTGCTCTTCGGATCATCGAAGGCGCACAAGGAACTTCGGCGCGTTCTGGTCGAGGATCAGAAGCTCGACGGCATCGTGAAGCTGCCATCCGGCGTGTTCCGGCCATACGCCGGGGTTTCGACCGCGATACTGCTGTTCACCAAGACCAACTCTGGTGGCACCGATCACGTCTGGTTCTACGACGTGACCACGGATGGGTACTCATTGGATGACAAGCGCAATCCGGTCGATGTCAATGATCTGCCAGATACGTTGTCGCGGTGGGCGTTACGATCGTCCTCCGAAATGGAGCGGGCGCGGACCGAGCAGTCGTTCTGCGTCGCCAAAGACGACATCGTCGCGCAGGGCTACGACCTATCGCTAAACCGGTACAAGGAGATCGTGCACGACGAGGTTGAACATCGCCCCCCGCTGGAGATCATCGCCGAGATTGAGAAGCTGGAATCGGAGATCGCTGCTGGGTTGGTCGAGTTGAAGGCGATGCTGTCGTGAAGTGGGTTGCCTTGGGCGAGCTCATCACCTCCGCAGGCCTGAAGGCCGGTAACGATACTGCGCACACCGTCTACTCGGTAACAAAACATTCCGGCTTCGTTCCAAGTACTGAATACTTCAAGAAGCAGGTTTTCAGTCGCGAACTCGACGGATACAAGCGAGTCCGACCCGGCGACTTCGCTTATGCAACAATCCATTTAGACGAGGGTTCGATCGGCATCGCACCCTCAGATGGATTGATTAGCCCGATGTACACGGTGTTTCACCCGAATACGGCCACCGTCTATCCCCAGTATCTGCTCCGCTTCTTGAAGAGCCCTACGGCACTTGCGCAATATCCACGGTTCGGGAAGGGATCCGTTCACCGCAGGAAATCAATTTCACTCGACGCGCTTTGCCAACTACGTGTTCCACTTCCTCCAATTAACGAACAGCGACGCATTGCTGCGATCCTCGATACCGCTGACTTATTGCGGAAGAAACGTCGGGAAGCTCAAAGAATGCTCTACGATGCGTCTCTGTCCATATTTGTCAACATGTTCGGCGATCCGGTTGCCAACACTTACGACTACGATCGCCTACCCTTTGGCGAGCTTCTAATGCGGATCGACAGCGGCACCAGTCCCGTGTGTGAGGCCCGTCCCGCAGCTGATGGCGAATGGGCCGTCTTGAAACTCGGCGCGGTGAGCTATGGGACATTCAACCCGGCGGAGAATAAGGCGTTCCTCGGCGAAGTCGCGTCACTGCGGCAAGCAGAGGTCCATCCTGGCGACTTCTTGTTCTCCCGAAAGAACACAAAGGAACTCGTCGGCGCTACAGCAATCGTTCACGACACCCCGCCGAAAAGACTCCTACCAGATCTCGTGTTCCGGCTCAGTTTCGATAGCAGCCGAGTCGATTCGGAGTACCTGCATGCGCTGCTCAGGCATCCTCGGAAACGCCAGCAAGTCGTTGCGCTGGCTTCAGGTTCGGCGAGCAGTATGGCCAACATATCTCAAGCTCGCCTGCGGACCTTGGACGTCGAGCTTCCGCCGATAGAAAGACAGCGCGAGTACGCGAGCCACGTTCGCGCGGTTCGCAGCATCGCAAAGTTCGGAGAATCCGATCTGAAGATGATTGAGGAGCTTTACAATTCCCTTCAATCGCACGCATTCCGAAGTGAGCTCTGACCTTCGGTGCGCTGCACAGGCGGGTGATGAACCATCCTGGGCGAGCACCCGCCGACCCGCACGCGTGCTTGCGGTCCGTCCTTCGCGCGGCATGGATTCCGGCGGCAACTGAAGACGAGGCGTTCCACATGGTGGCACGAGCTATGGACGCAGCGCTAGTCGATCGGACAATCTCACGGACCTAAGGTGAACATCGTTCACACCTTGGGGATCCAGCCCGACCACGACGGCGACAACACAAAACCACGCCCCTGAGGATCCTTACACGCTGTAGTCCCCTTGTCGTCGACACCGCAGGTCACCCCATACACGGTGAGCGTATGAAACGCTGGCAGAATGTTGTGCGCGGGCGAATCATCCGAGCAATTCGAGTTACCGCGTGGCCACTGCTGCACACCTTGACTCGTGCTGACAAGGTTGTATTGATAGATGCCTTGCCCCGGGTCACATGTTGCCGGTGGTATCGAAGGAAGGTTGTTGCCACCGCAGGACGCTGAAGCAGGTTGACCGAAGCTACAACGGACTCCGTCGGGGGTGTTAAACGAATACTTGATGAGCTTGTTTGGCCGTCCGGGGTTGTCGAGCCGCTGAATGAAGTCGTCCGGGTTGGCAGGTGTGAAGCCGCTTAGATCCGGGAAGCTGCCGGCTTCCACCGTTGGCGCGGGCGAGGGCGGATCAGCAGTAGCTGTGCACGCCGAGGATAACCACGCAGTCGTGAGCAACAGCAGTGTCGCAACCAAGCGAAACATCATGTCCGTCCTATCGCGAATGTGGGCCCGAGCATTTCAACGGTGTCCAGGTGTGACGTTGACGCGGATGTCCTGAACGTCGTAGTGCACCGGACCATTGTTGGGTTGGAACCACTGGCTGCCGAAGAGGCTGAGATTGTCGAGTGTGGAGCCGGGCAGAATATAGCCGCCGTACGGAGCCGGCACGAAGTTCGGTGAATTGGCGGAGTTGCTCATCACTACAGTGGGGGGCGTACCCGGATTGACAACCGCTGCCGGGTTGTCGCCGACGTGCACCTCGACCGTAGGCATGTTCGTGTCGCCATCGCCACTGTGGAAGTTCGTTCCAGAGAGCACCGGCCTGCCATCGACTTCCCGGAAACTCAGTTCTCCCCAGTTCTGGCCGGGCGGGGTGATCGTGGCGGTGGCAGGTTGCCCCGCCGCTCCCCACGTGTTGTCGGCGGGGTTGTAGGGTTGCCACGCGCCACGGTCGGTGATGTCGGCCGGGTCAACCCGGTACATGGAGACGCCTTGGCTGCGGTCGAAAGCATCAGCGGCGATGTAGACCATGCCGTCGTCGCCTTGGTAGCCGCTGATCTGGGTTGGTGCGCTTGAGGTATTGGTGCCCACCGGTGCATGGCCCGGTCCGGGATCGCCGTTCGGTTTCCACGGCTCATAGCTTCCCGCGACAGGTTGCCAGCCGGCAGCGGGATCGTTGGTGACTTTGACCAGCCAGGAACCACCCTTGGGGTTCAGCCCCTCGTTGGTATTCGTGCCGACCACCATCATGTAGGTGTCCTTACCGATCGTGACGCTGCCGGCAGGCAAGGCGTTGTTGGCGCCAGCGGCGCGGGCCGCTTCGGGCAGCGGGAACAGCGTGTTCGGACCCGGCGACTCGTTGGGCAGCCCACTATTGAGATTTGTTCCCGTCAGGGGCGGCCCGAAATGGGGTCTGCCGCTTTTGTCGAACGTCACCGGCACTGCCACCGAGGGATAGTGCGGATTGTCCGGGCCTCCCACGGCCGGGTTGCCATACGAGTCTCCGAAAATCGCCACCTTCTTCCCGTTCGGCAGCGTGATGACCTCGCCCAGATCGGCGGCACGAATGCCCGGAATCCCATTCGGGTTATCGGTGCCGGCAACAGGTCCCATGTTTCGCACTTCACCGGGGCTGAGGGACCCGTCACCAGGCACACCCAGCAACTCCGGCAGTGACGTGGGCGTACTC
The genomic region above belongs to Mycolicibacterium sp. HK-90 and contains:
- a CDS encoding peptidase — its product is MARLRWWLGLACCAVLLAACADATVVGGRATSMLFLPDRVGGLPVTDGHSGIRPDAPAPTRQAENTDGGQIDDLVLLAVDDIEDFWSDHYTGGSLPGTFTPVSRLVSFNSDASPGLDLCGENTAGLTNAFYCLTSDVMAWDRGVAIPVAAQYFGQMGVVGVMAHEYGHAVQQQARLINESTPVLVAEQQADCLAGVYLRWVAAGESPRFELSTGDGLNHVLAGLIYIRDPLMTRIDAALTGNEHGSALDRVSAFQIGFSGNIDQCAAMDSDEIKKRRGDLPKFLDFFGVDQSGNSTITADLLDQTMQSLQHVYAPANPPTLSTEPSACPDAGPSPPASYCPATNTIVVDLDGLKALGETRNENDEQELLQGDNSAISVLTSRYALAVQHEKGLALDTPVAAMRTGCLTGVGQARMAEPGQPITLSAGDTDEAISGLLTNGLAASDVSGRVLPAGFTRILAYRSGLQGDDAQCYERFA
- a CDS encoding DUF4333 domain-containing protein; amino-acid sequence: MSGPEQPWWARPGGAPLPGTPPPQPQPAQPARTSPPQHQARPVPRPQQPQPAPPAPRRPKPPDRRLIGAALAAVAVVAVGIGLWAWNRTDVAGTQLDVRQAEAGVAEILSDPIHGYGANRVMAVACNNGDNPVVRVGATFTCAVEINGTLRRVVVEITDDNGTYAVDGPR
- a CDS encoding fatty acyl-AMP ligase; this encodes MGRDPAATSAVDSSASNIENYVRDDGTIVVPDGVTLTSFLDRNRVIYGDEPSYRFLDYSTDPDGRAVELSWNALWSQVCAVGARLQQVTKPRDRVAILAPQGVEYVAAFFAAVHAGNVAVPLFAPALAGHAERLAAVLADAKPTVVLTTTSAAESVRTFIKTLPAAERPRMIAVDAVPDTLAEMYVSPEVSTDDIAYLQYTSGSTRTPAGVEITHRNVCTNVIQMILAGDLDTGIRSVSWLPLYHDMGLIMIMFPALCGGHISLMDPMAFVRRPYRWIKRLAEEAAHGRTFAAAPNFAFELAAERGLPPEGETLDMTNVVTLLNGSEPVTMAAVEKFTSAFAPYGLPATAVKPSYGMAEATLSVASIAPSAAASAVYLDRDKLSAGRAVIVAPTDDGAVAHVSCGQPIPNQWAVIAGPDGTEAPDCTVGEIWLHGHNVGRGYFGRPDESERVFGNKLQTRLTTGSHAEGAPDNGYWLATGDLGVYIDGELYLTGRIKDMILIDGRNHYPTDIETTVSGASAAVRSGYVAAFSVVGDRGEELVIVAERAAGAGRAEPEPIVDAIRAAVSRHHQIRVADVRMVAAGVIPRTTSGKLARNACRVEYLSGKFNK
- a CDS encoding class I SAM-dependent DNA methyltransferase produces the protein MITGELKSKVDRVWDAFWSGGISNPLEVIEQITYLLFIRRLDDLEILAEKKARVTGKSEGMRFGPEQQQLRWSQFKNAEPAVMFTTVSDKVFPFLRELGGDGSTYSEHMRDARFTIPTAALLSKVVDMLDDIPMADRDTNGDLYEYLLSKIASAGVNGQFRTPRHIIELMVRMTAPKPTDEICDPACGTAGFLVAASDYVRSTHESVLTDAAQRKHFHNSMFHGYDFDSTMLRIGSMNMLMHGIESPDIRYRDSLSEGASEDAEKYTLILANPPFAGSLDYESTSKDLQRVIKTKKTELLFVALFLKLLKPGGRAAVIVPDGVLFGSSKAHKELRRVLVEDQKLDGIVKLPSGVFRPYAGVSTAILLFTKTNSGGTDHVWFYDVTTDGYSLDDKRNPVDVNDLPDTLSRWALRSSSEMERARTEQSFCVAKDDIVAQGYDLSLNRYKEIVHDEVEHRPPLEIIAEIEKLESEIAAGLVELKAMLS
- a CDS encoding restriction endonuclease subunit S, translated to MKWVALGELITSAGLKAGNDTAHTVYSVTKHSGFVPSTEYFKKQVFSRELDGYKRVRPGDFAYATIHLDEGSIGIAPSDGLISPMYTVFHPNTATVYPQYLLRFLKSPTALAQYPRFGKGSVHRRKSISLDALCQLRVPLPPINEQRRIAAILDTADLLRKKRREAQRMLYDASLSIFVNMFGDPVANTYDYDRLPFGELLMRIDSGTSPVCEARPAADGEWAVLKLGAVSYGTFNPAENKAFLGEVASLRQAEVHPGDFLFSRKNTKELVGATAIVHDTPPKRLLPDLVFRLSFDSSRVDSEYLHALLRHPRKRQQVVALASGSASSMANISQARLRTLDVELPPIERQREYASHVRAVRSIAKFGESDLKMIEELYNSLQSHAFRSEL
- a CDS encoding DUF4185 domain-containing protein gives rise to the protein MSLKLLRDWVPEIADLAKSTRAMSANHSNSAEFYQRLVTASTWQGEAAQEAVMSMLMSAAAHDVKAVDLSAAADVMDRAEQDAEVLANTVKAILDDAAAPPTVEVDQATNEVIVPPNYDDLDDETKTAVSEKIADLEARIADAEAEGDRIDGDLAKAIARATGMPEPTSTPTSLPELLGVPGDGSLSPGEVRNMGPVAGTDNPNGIPGIRAADLGEVITLPNGKKVAIFGDSYGNPAVGGPDNPHYPSVAVPVTFDKSGRPHFGPPLTGTNLNSGLPNESPGPNTLFPLPEAARAAGANNALPAGSVTIGKDTYMMVVGTNTNEGLNPKGGSWLVKVTNDPAAGWQPVAGSYEPWKPNGDPGPGHAPVGTNTSSAPTQISGYQGDDGMVYIAADAFDRSQGVSMYRVDPADITDRGAWQPYNPADNTWGAAGQPATATITPPGQNWGELSFREVDGRPVLSGTNFHSGDGDTNMPTVEVHVGDNPAAVVNPGTPPTVVMSNSANSPNFVPAPYGGYILPGSTLDNLSLFGSQWFQPNNGPVHYDVQDIRVNVTPGHR